GCGCCGGAAAAACTCGAGGGTATAATTTTTACCCTGGTCACTACCGAAATGGACGAATGGCACCGGTATCTCCGGGAAAAAGGGGTTGAATTTGAAAAGCCTCCCACCCTTAATCCCAAGTTCAATATTTACCACGCTTTTTTGCGCGACCCCAACGGTTATCTCATTGAAATCCAGCAATTTTTTGACCCGGCGTGGCCTGCGCCGGAAATAAAGTAACGCAAAAACCTTCGATGTTGCGTGATGAACATTACTCATACGCCAGCACTTCGCGCACGGTCATGC
The Anaerolineae bacterium genome window above contains:
- a CDS encoding VOC family protein, with amino-acid sequence MPPPSIDQQVIFLYTPNLAQTDHFYQKILGLPLVLDQGNCRIYRVSRDGFVGFCQHLTAPEKLEGIIFTLVTTEMDEWHRYLREKGVEFEKPPTLNPKFNIYHAFLRDPNGYLIEIQQFFDPAWPAPEIK